In Brienomyrus brachyistius isolate T26 chromosome 25, BBRACH_0.4, whole genome shotgun sequence, a single window of DNA contains:
- the LOC125720614 gene encoding uncharacterized protein LOC125720614 translates to MKTSTAVSLSMLSLLVLASSSPVTVNTPIIPHSQVLTTHPSNGVQNTTSHSEKQTNTATTNITKTTSRAASLPQLSVSTDSTTSSTSGGVRGTPDNKTHNSNSWVTPTVMVILFLVFCVGLLFLIWWLWRPQGRRWARDTTRATVRRLRLWGWPQRRESGAEECAADDGSSLGGEEMGEGLKVGEDDEGQTEGQSSTDGEEEEVQKESATQMEKQPHDDIMIEDDQNQEDGRDVTIL, encoded by the coding sequence ATGAAGACCTCCACCGCAGTGTCCCTGAGCATGCTCAGTCTGCTTGTCCTGGCATCCTCTTCACCTGTGACCGTCAACACCCCTATTATTCCTCATAGTCAAGTTCTCACAACTCATCCATCCAATGGTGTTCAAAACACCACCAGTCACTCAGAAAAGCAGACAAACACCGCGACGACCAACATCACCAAGACTACGAGCAGGGCTGCATCCCTCCCACAACTGTCAGTAAGCACCGATAGCACCACCTCATCAACCTCTGGCGGAGTGAGAGGGACACCAGACAATAAAACACATAACTCCAATTCATGGGTAACTCCTACAGTCATGGTGATCCTGTTCCTGGTGTTCTGTGTGGGGTTGCTCTTCCTGATCTGGTGGCTCTGGAGGCCACAGGGCCGTAGGTGGGCGAGAGACACCACGAGGGCCACCGTGCGCCGGCTGAGGCTCTGGGGGTGGCCACAGCGCAGGGAGAGCGGCGCCGAGGAATGTGCTGCTGATGACGGTTCCAGTTTAGGGGGAGAAGAGATGGGCGAGGGGCTGAAGGTGGGTGAGGATGACGAGGGTCAGACTGAAGGACAAAGCAGCACTGatggagaggaggaggaagtgCAGAAAGAGAGCGCGACACAAATGGAGAAGCAGCCTCACGATGACATCATGATAGAGGACGACCAAAACCAGGAAGACGGCAGAGATGTAACAAtactgtga